Genomic segment of Halococcus hamelinensis 100A6:
TCACGTGACCGAGTTCGGCGGGATCCGGTCGTGCATCGACGGTTCGCGAGCCCTTCCGCTCGGTTCGGGAGGGAGCCCGGAGACGAGCGAGCGCCCGCCCGTCGAACGCCGATGAGCGGGACGGCGCAGTACCTGCTGGCCGTCTACATCCTCGCGCAGCGAGGGGAGTCGCCGGTCGCGCCGGGTGCCATCGGCGACCTCCTCGGGAAGTCGCCGGCGACGGTCACCGAGATGCTCCAGCGGCTCGACGAGGAGGGATCGGTGAACTACGAGCCGTACCAGGGGGCGACGCTGACGGAACCGGGCCGCGAGCGCGCGGCGGCGCTCCACGAGACCTACGTCACCGTCTCGTGGTTCTTCCGGAGCGTGCTGGAACTCGACGAACACGAGGCGGAGGCGATGGAGATGGCCGGACTGGTGAGTCCGACGGTCGCGAGGCGGCTCGCGGCGACGCTCCCCTACGACGACCCGGCCGCGGACCGGTCGTGAACCACCATCG
This window contains:
- a CDS encoding metal-dependent transcriptional regulator is translated as MSGTAQYLLAVYILAQRGESPVAPGAIGDLLGKSPATVTEMLQRLDEEGSVNYEPYQGATLTEPGRERAAALHETYVTVSWFFRSVLELDEHEAEAMEMAGLVSPTVARRLAATLPYDDPAADRS